The DNA region tttttcggTTACAAAGATAGAtgattactgaaaaaaaattaactggttCGCGGCGATTACATTTCGCAATCAGGATTTGGTgaatacatgtaggttacaaaggacattatatatatatatatatatatatatatatatatatatatatatatatatatatatatatatatatatatatatatatatatatatatatatatacacaatgtatatatatatatatatatatatatatatatatatatatatatatatatatatatatatatatatatatatatatatatatccaagaTTAATTGCAGAAAGGTATGGCATGTTTGTATTGTCACGCACTTTATATTCCCTATTATAAAACAcgtttaacaaatttaattatGGGGCTAAAGTTCACTTTATCATATGATCAATTGTGGTTATTTTCTGATGTAGGATCTACTAATAAAATGTTAAAGGTTAGCATAagtgttgaaaaattaaaaaagataaatgttaCGAAAGTCTGCAAAATTATTTCCCGTTCATACCGTAAACCTTCCTCAATGTTGAAGTATCAACTCCTCAATATTTACCTCAAATATATGTGGCAAAACCTTCCTCCATTGGTGAATGTTTAGTGCGTGTTTATAGTATTCTTCTGCATTGTTAAACCTTACAACTTACAATACATAATTTATATGATAATTGTACTCTGTTAACAGATACAAAGTACGTAACTCAAATTTGTGTGAACGTTTTTAATCGTTACAcagaataaaagaatatatatggcaTGTGATAGCATTCGCTGTGAAATATAAAggttttcattttcaacaaaGATAAATAGGATAACACTCGATATTCAAATAGCTGTTTCAATACATtacactttaaataaaaaaattagacaTTTTAATATAAGTTTGCACTGACGAACTTAAGAAGATATATATCACAGCTTTATTAAATCAAATGCATAACTGATAGATTAATTAAGCGCTCTATGGTTTGACAGTGTGAATAGTGTTACTGAACTCTATtatcctcctcctcctcctcctccgaAAATCAAAGCAATACAGCTTGCTGCATCatctgaaatgaaataaatggcCGGTCATACGACTTCTTGTATTTACCTACGCCAAAATGCAATTTCACatacaatttttgtttgttttactttcatgttaaatactgaaatctgattggttaagacgcagttaataatattaacTATTACCCTCTGCGTAAGCAACGCATTTGGCAAcgggtaatattaaaaaatgttacatgcgcgaaaattatgcgcgtacggttcgctgtagaattcacgttattcctatataaaagcagtaaaattttcttaaaaattttaaaaaaagacattcagtataacaaaataaatagtgcctgtttgggaggataacagttgaaattgacacccctcgaaaaccattgtccgcttcgcgtcggttgacaatggttttctcggggtgtcaatttcaactgttaccctcccaaacaggcactatttatataatataaccgTTTGTAATGCAgtaacattaaaataatttaaagctCACTCAAATTTAGTTGTAGGACGACTTGGCCGGACTCTGTAGTCCAATGTAGACCGGGTTCTTGGCGTCAGCAATCACTCGTACCCCAAGGTACGAGATGAAACCCTCGGTGGTTAAGTTTAACCCCGTGTTCCCTAGAATCCTTTGATAGGATTCCGCCTCTTTTTCATACTGAAGGAGAATTCCACTCGCTTCTGTTTTGGCTCTGAaggataaaaacataaaaacatttccctatacttttattgaaacatGAGGTCCATAGATCTTATCAATTACCAGAACAACGCAATAGATTTTTGTGGCTTTATAGAACTTGAGACGAAATATCAAACGTTTTCGCATCTACGTTAAGttcacgcccccccccccccctctcgcCACATACCCCACAACTGTTTCAGGGTCATGGATTGATAAACCAAGAACTTCCCTTATGTCAGGGTGCTTTCATATTTTATCACATAGTGGAACATGAAGTTTgtaaagattgttttaaaattatatcatgtatatttcAATGATGAACTTTTTAAACCATTCATTGAATTGAACTATTGATCTCGTTTGGACAATTCAAAATCACCACTATACCTGAATACTAGTAGTTTGCAACAGTAAACCAAATGTAAACCTTTCATTTCTAtcaagaaaattattttaaaataatttccctatatattcctatgtagaacTTTGCACTCCACTTGTGGTCCAATTATTTGCCTAAAGGCCACGGTTTGAACAAGTTAGAAAAATGCCGTATACTAAAGcatgttattcaatttgtctgctcacctgacggcagctattgacacgacgacgtcaaaaataaatcatttaatgcttatatttacattctattactgaagaaatcaattgtttaattaaataaatcgatataaagtgcagatcacggagcaAGAAGTAAACGCAAGAACAGCagttttgtaaaaccggtttaaactgttTTCACATTGACTGTttagatgagatcgacgagcatgaaaatataatccatgataaataactcttgaaatgttgcttttaacaatcaAGTCaacttttatgttgaataattataaaacatggtgttttttgacaacattcatgaaatgcattttttaaccgataacatagaaatcactgtttgagaactacttatgtaaattactcgtaaattcatacgcagtgaataggagttgcatttagaggcatttaaacatcacggaatttaatgggaaaacacagtagaatgtaattatatatttatacaaagaagcttttttgttaattcagcactTACAGTGCATTGAGTTTTGAGATCTTTGAGGCACTTATCATTATCTAGTTTttaatcatcttttttttaatgtaaaattgatTTCCGTTGACCTAAGAATGCACTGTTTGGTTAAATAGTTCTAGAGAGAaagtcaaaaattaaaaaagttaattaagTGACGGCCATAAATTGTGGGCTTTTGtttattcgtggggatgtaatttcgtggatgtgtCCGTTTTCAAATTCAGTAAGAAAGCTAACCATATCAAAGATTGTTGTCATCGAGGACATAAATTCGTAAGGAAATGCTACCAGTGAATCCCGCGAAAATTGAGCcgccacgaattctaatgatttcacaatacatataaaataaggTGACCAGAAAAGCTCATGAATACATTCGCTTGAAGCGAACTAAAAACACATTACTTCAAGACAACAATATAATAACGACGTTACCTCGTACTATTTACAATAAGGCTAAACATGAAGAAAGCGAATGTTGCTCTAAATATTTAGTATGATTCCATTTCAGAGTAGAAATCAAGTCTTGTAATTTGAACAAAACATAACTGGATCTGAAACATTTCTTGTAAATTTTCAAGACGATGATACAGATGCCAGGGAAATAGCTAATTTATAGGGCTAAGGAACCTTGGTTTATTACTGTGATGACATATCTTCTTTAGCTACAAGCCTTCTCTATATGGTCCCTTTATAAGGCCTTACTTGTTGGTCAGAATTCTGGCATCAGACTCAGCCTTGTTCTTGATTATTTCCGCCTGAGTTTCCGCCTCACGTTTCGCCGTCTCTGCTTCCGTCAACAGCCTCGGTCTCTCATTTAGAGCCACCTGCCGAGGATAAACGAAACCATTACATGTTAGCTAGGAATACGCATGTTTGTACGTTTTAACAAGTTATCACATTATTTTGGTTGATACAGTATCAaattatttgtgaataaattcGCCTCAAAAGTTATTTGGTATTAGAAAACTACTGCATTACTAATCAATATGCATGTACTCttacgaaaaaaaaacacacacataaGATTTCTCAAATGAGGTCACAGGAGCTAGGTCAGGTGAATATAATAACCATTTGTATTAATTCACCTCATTTTGTCAACTCATATTTATTGATTCACGTATTAAAGGTAGCGTCTAGACCAAATAAAGCAGCATTGAGCATGCGTACCTGAATGTCCTCTCGGGCCCTTTCCTTGCTCCTGATGGCGCTCTCATACTCCGGAGGTCTCTCTAtattgctcacctgaacagcaatCGTGAAAGAATAAAACACTATTCTTGGGTAAGGAACCCTTACACATATTCAGAAATTGGATTATTGGTATGTAGTTTATTGAAATTTCACAATTATTTGACATCACAAGTAACTCAGAATTTTTAGCGTAACATAAGTATATAATATACTCTCGAAGGTACGACAAATATGATATATGAATGattgacattatttttttctcttcagaATAACGTTATTCCATTTGATGTAACTTAAAAGTTGTCATAAGTAAGCAAATATTACTGTTTGAGATGTAAACTACGTGTACATTTCACGTTAACTTGTTACCTGTAAGTCGGTGATGTCCGCGTACAATATATTGTACCTCTCAATAAGCTTCTTGCGGACAAACTCCTGAAATTCAGCTCTTTGACTCTGAAACTGTGAGGTGTTGAAGTAGCTGCACGCCTCGTGGAGAGCCGCCTCgcctaaaataaaaaaattaataaaaagtgagatcattatttaaggaataaggaatcagtctttgagtattatgaggtgataatttcagtcggggtgtggtcaaatccaataaagcccgaagggcctTATGATATATTTGACCACGCTCTggccgaaattatcacctcataatattcaaagtatgattccttattacttatatttatattatttttaatttgtacagtttaaaacaacattattttaaaatcactatttttttatgtagcacactctatgtattactacgcgccTCGGCCAATACCGTGTCATGGTTATGCTGTAAGACACGCCTATATGTGTCACTCATgctttatgaagttattgggttttagggttaaaaattgattcgtaatgttatcacagacatgtaaatatatatcaatatggCCCCTAATGGTAAAGGTATGCTAGTAAATGAGTGAATCCCGTTCACTACTGACAATTAACAATCACGCGTATCAACCTGCAAAGGTGAGCACTTTCTTGTAGCCAGTGAAGTTCCTGAAGTCCAGAATCACCGTGCGTAAATTGACAGCGCGCACTTTGTACTGATACGTCACATCCAGTTTAATCTCGACGCCATCTTTGTTTAAGCACTGAAACatagatcaatttttttttattgacgcATCATAACTTTTTTTGCGCAAGTCACATAATATCATCACGTTTTCTGAGTAGCCTACCTTCAAAGAGAATTCCAGAGACCTGAAGACGCTAGGAAAGACGATAAACTCGAACCCCGGAGGTCCATTGTGTAGCCCTTCTCTTTCTGCAGAGGAGCCCAATTTCTTGTTGATCACGTCATATTGTAAGCCAACTGCCCAcagaaaacataaatatttgtcGACACATTTACCTCGGTCAACAAAAATCTCCAAATTTGGAAATATTTCATCGAAGCATAAGTTTATCGGTGTTAATTCTAATACTAGTAATCCCATTATATTTTAGAGTACCACCGATCAGCATGCGTTTGAACCCCTCCCTTTATCTAAGTCACAACCAGTGAATCTGGACCTCAGTTGATTGGACTGAGTTTCACGACACCATTTCAGCCGCATCTTATCTCGAAATCTATCTAGCCCAGTCTATGTGTTTTCTAAATTCATTTCGTAACCAATAAGGTCTGAGGAAATCTTATTTTGAAGGACTATTTTTCGATTAAAACAGTATACAGAGATTTTGCTAGAATTGACAATACTGACCAATGGACTCTTGTTTGTTCATATTGTTTAAACTAGTATTGATCAGTAGATTTGCTCTAATGCAACGTCTACTGTATACTTACTTTCATCCGAGGCTAGTTTGTGATAGGATGTGGAAATTAAGACTACTATCATTAATATAACCACGACTACACAGGATCCAATGATGTACTTCTTTTTGCCCATTATTCACGCTGAAAAAGAAGCATACCTTGATCAGTATCGGACATGCATAGTCTGCCGGTACAAACATAATCTGTACCGGATACAAATATTATCTGCTGTACTTACACAATCTGTACCAGAACATGCATATTctttacatatataattatttataccgagcgcagcgcgaggcgggcgaagcccgcctcgcgaagcgaggattaatggtaacgcgtatatataagaaaatcagtgaaaaatgaaagttgaatcaggggtactaaggccgaaaaaaatttcttccagccctgggcgccgccatattggcagccattttgtttttaaaatgttagttcgatcattgattgactggtacttatcgatgtttattgccccttaACTCGATTAAGTAAGTTcaagtgtttcaatagaaggtaatttgaattaaaagaaattaaacaggAAACTAGATAAGTTTCAGTAGTTCtttaatcaagaaacacgacttgttctatgtatgtcttatcaaattatctgatggaaaataaaaacattaacgtcaatgaactgatcttttagatacttttaatgaaatatttaattctattacagcggcattcatGTGAATTTAAgtgatgaacaatgaaagaaaaaataaaaaaaaaaatcggaatcatgtaactctcttcggctatttccgaagacaataaacttgaacgttttatgtctgaaatatgacgtcataatgtagactgagcacgcgccgtttagtttaactttgacgaacGATTTGAGTAGGCGACCATGCAGgcggaaaaaaatcaaactacactgtgttaaatctgcgctcggtccaacggtcacaccgtttacatattaaccGTATGTACCAGACATAATTTGATCAGTACCGAACGTGCATATTCTGTATCAGACATATCTATACCTGTACCAGACATATCTATATTTGTATCAGACATATACCTTTATCAGCACCGGACATACCTGGAGAGGAAACACCTAGATCAGATTCGTATATACCTATACCAATACTGGACATACTTAGATCTGGCATCAGAGCTCTAAATCGTAGACGGGCCCACTTTTTAACTATATATCAAATTAGTTCATGTGAGTCTTAGACCAACAGTGACTTTTCTTAGTTTCTAAGCTTTTCTGCTTTTTACCGGAAACAGTTTTATCTCTATCGGACATAGCTCATCTGTACCGAACAAAGTTTCATCATTACCAGACATAACTTTATCTGTACCGTACATAGCTTTATCTGTGTAAATGTTGTAATTTCTTCAAaacttcaaatgtttaaaataaccTTTATTTACAATTTGTCTATTGCATGTATGTATGATTTTATGTAATTAATTCCGGATGggaaatttttctatttttgggtctggtaaaacttagtatatcatGTAACTTCCGCCCAGCATCTCTGTGTACATGGTTTGACGAAAACGATAAACGAATTGTAACGCTTATTGACTTGGTCAGGGGAACAAGGTATTTTACaattataccgagcgcagcgagaggcgggcgaagcccgcctcgcgaagggaggattaatggtaacacgtatatataagaaaatcaggaAAAATGAATGTTGAATCGGGGgaactaaggccaaaaaaaatttcttccagccctgggcgccgccata from Crassostrea angulata isolate pt1a10 chromosome 7, ASM2561291v2, whole genome shotgun sequence includes:
- the LOC128155488 gene encoding uncharacterized protein LOC128155488, with the translated sequence MGKKKYIIGSCVVVVILMIVVLISTSYHKLASDEIGLQYDVINKKLGSSAEREGLHNGPPGFEFIVFPSVFRSLEFSLKCLNKDGVEIKLDVTYQYKVRAVNLRTVILDFRNFTGYKKVLTFAGEAALHEACSYFNTSQFQSQRAEFQEFVRKKLIERYNILYADITDLQVSNIERPPEYESAIRSKERAREDIQVALNERPRLLTEAETAKREAETQAEIIKNKAESDARILTNKAKTEASGILLQYEKEAESYQRILGNTGLNLTTEGFISYLGVRVIADAKNPVYIGLQSPAKSSYN